The following proteins are encoded in a genomic region of Brachyspira pilosicoli:
- the selD gene encoding selenide, water dikinase SelD, which translates to MKDIENNEEKIELLSCALEGGCSAKIPPDLLEKTLSPILKTKVDSNLLSDVDIGDDAGVYKISDDNAIIFTVDFFPPVVADPYLFGEIAACNSISDIYAMGGEPKLALNITMYPKENSLNTLATILKGGQDKATEAGVLVVGGHTITDATIKYGMAVIGFANPNNITTNSAAKDGDIIILTKPLGTGACLAAMRQGLIKESAITDVFNAMSTLNKKACAIMNKYKAKCATDITGFGLAGHAYKMAKASDVTIEINTSALPMFNKSYEVLDMGCIPGAAFTNMRYVGENILVDENVDYSLKMLTFDPQTAGGLFICVDKDNAENMLADLWREGIDCAAIVGRVTKKNREYIHLTK; encoded by the coding sequence ATGAAAGATATAGAAAATAATGAAGAGAAAATAGAATTATTATCCTGTGCTTTAGAAGGCGGATGTTCTGCAAAAATTCCGCCAGATTTGCTTGAAAAGACATTATCGCCTATATTAAAAACAAAAGTAGATTCTAATCTTTTATCTGATGTTGATATAGGAGATGATGCTGGAGTTTATAAGATTTCAGATGACAATGCTATTATATTTACAGTAGATTTTTTTCCTCCTGTTGTGGCAGACCCTTATTTGTTTGGAGAGATTGCTGCTTGTAATTCTATAAGCGATATATATGCTATGGGAGGAGAGCCGAAATTAGCTTTAAATATTACAATGTATCCAAAAGAAAATTCTCTCAATACACTTGCTACAATATTAAAAGGCGGACAGGACAAAGCTACAGAAGCAGGCGTATTGGTTGTAGGAGGGCATACTATCACAGATGCTACAATTAAATATGGTATGGCTGTTATTGGTTTCGCTAACCCTAATAATATTACTACAAACTCTGCTGCTAAAGATGGAGATATTATAATACTTACAAAGCCTCTTGGCACAGGTGCTTGTTTAGCTGCTATGAGGCAGGGATTAATAAAAGAAAGTGCTATTACAGATGTATTTAATGCTATGAGTACTTTAAATAAAAAGGCTTGTGCTATAATGAATAAATATAAAGCAAAATGTGCTACGGATATAACAGGTTTTGGGCTTGCTGGGCATGCTTATAAGATGGCTAAGGCGAGTGATGTAACTATAGAGATAAATACATCAGCTTTGCCTATGTTTAATAAGAGCTATGAGGTATTGGATATGGGATGCATACCTGGAGCTGCTTTTACAAATATGCGTTATGTTGGTGAGAATATTTTAGTTGATGAGAATGTGGATTATAGCTTAAAGATGCTTACTTTTGACCCTCAGACGGCTGGCGGATTATTTATATGTGTAGATAAGGATAATGCTGAGAATATGCTTGCTGATTTATGGCGTGAGGGCATTGATTGTGCGGCTATTGTTGGAAGGGTAACTAAAAAGAATAGAGAATATATACATCTTACTAAATAA
- a CDS encoding TetR/AcrR family transcriptional regulator C-terminal domain-containing protein, with amino-acid sequence MKDSHHNNKSTSKVNKTKKILEDALGTLLEEKPFEEIRVIDICSKANMHRSTFYTYFNDKYELLKSKLDEYEAKFLEDLQRYKIEDKLKDFHIDIMIKILQYFYFNRKYLKIIFQNNKDNSITKILQKYLESYVIEGVKDMKLAKPDKPYFFNVIAAFYSGAFITVISEWILNDCTIKPQELAECISDIIMQRIFVYE; translated from the coding sequence ATGAAGGATTCTCATCATAATAACAAATCAACTTCAAAAGTTAATAAAACTAAAAAAATATTAGAGGATGCTTTAGGTACTTTACTTGAAGAGAAGCCTTTTGAAGAAATTAGAGTTATAGATATATGTTCAAAAGCTAATATGCATAGAAGCACATTTTATACTTATTTTAATGATAAATATGAACTTTTAAAATCTAAATTAGATGAGTATGAAGCAAAATTTTTAGAGGATTTGCAAAGATACAAAATAGAAGATAAGTTAAAAGACTTTCATATAGATATAATGATAAAGATTCTTCAATATTTCTATTTTAATAGAAAATATTTAAAGATTATTTTTCAAAACAATAAAGATAACAGCATTACAAAAATACTTCAAAAATATTTAGAATCTTATGTTATAGAAGGTGTAAAGGATATGAAGCTTGCTAAACCTGATAAGCCTTATTTCTTTAATGTGATAGCAGCTTTTTATTCTGGAGCTTTTATTACGGTAATTAGTGAATGGATTTTAAATGATTGCACTATCAAACCTCAGGAACTTGCTGAGTGTATATCAGATATCATTATGCAAAGAATTTTTGTGTATGAATAA
- a CDS encoding PLP-dependent aminotransferase family protein: protein MKLRLSKRALQEDFQGDFVKMMLEVAAKGNLISFAGGLPNPSSFPVEAVKEACIKVLSNNGAAALQYNSVDGYLPLREFIANRYKKSGINLEAKDIIITNGSQQALDIIASVLVDAGDNIMLEDPSYLAALQTFHLYNANIQTVNLKEDGADVEEVKNVIEKYNPKFFYSIPTFQNPTGITYTNEVREKIANIVKKSDTFFVEDNPYGELRFKGEHQNSFGKLLGEQAILLGTFSKTVAPGLRLGWIASPVKELVTKMKEYKQLVDMHTNIFSQMVVAEYLKDNDYDEHIKTIIDLYGKQCNCMLECLDKYMPKDMHWTHPEGGMFIWATLPKGLDAIELGKRAAEAGVAVTAGEPFYERKRGEGTFRLNYTNSSFENIDKGISILGKVIEDMKKSQ, encoded by the coding sequence ATGAAATTAAGATTATCTAAAAGAGCATTGCAAGAAGATTTTCAAGGCGACTTTGTTAAGATGATGTTAGAGGTTGCTGCAAAGGGTAATTTAATATCATTTGCAGGAGGGCTTCCTAATCCTTCATCATTTCCTGTGGAAGCTGTAAAAGAGGCTTGTATTAAAGTATTATCAAATAATGGGGCTGCTGCATTACAGTATAATAGTGTTGATGGTTATTTGCCTTTAAGAGAGTTTATAGCTAACAGGTACAAAAAAAGCGGTATTAATTTAGAGGCTAAAGATATTATTATTACAAATGGTTCTCAGCAGGCATTGGATATTATAGCTTCTGTGTTAGTTGATGCTGGGGATAATATTATGCTTGAAGACCCTTCATATTTGGCTGCTTTACAAACTTTTCACTTATATAATGCTAATATTCAAACAGTAAATCTTAAAGAAGATGGTGCTGATGTTGAAGAAGTTAAAAATGTGATAGAAAAATATAATCCTAAATTCTTTTATTCTATTCCTACTTTTCAAAACCCAACTGGTATAACATATACTAATGAAGTTAGAGAAAAGATAGCTAATATAGTAAAGAAGAGCGATACTTTCTTTGTAGAAGATAACCCTTATGGAGAATTAAGATTTAAAGGCGAGCATCAAAATTCTTTTGGTAAATTGTTAGGAGAACAGGCTATACTTCTTGGTACTTTCTCAAAGACAGTAGCACCTGGTTTAAGATTAGGCTGGATTGCTTCACCTGTAAAAGAGCTTGTTACAAAAATGAAAGAGTATAAACAGCTTGTAGATATGCATACTAATATATTTTCTCAGATGGTTGTTGCTGAATATTTAAAAGATAATGATTATGATGAGCATATAAAAACAATTATAGATTTATACGGCAAACAATGTAACTGTATGCTTGAATGTTTAGATAAATATATGCCTAAAGATATGCATTGGACACACCCTGAAGGCGGTATGTTTATATGGGCTACATTGCCTAAAGGTTTAGATGCAATAGAATTAGGTAAGAGAGCGGCAGAGGCAGGAGTTGCAGTTACAGCTGGGGAGCCTTTCTATGAGAGAAAAAGAGGAGAGGGTACTTTTAGATTGAATTATACTAATTCTTCTTTTGAGAATATAGATAAAGGTATATCAATACTTGGTAAAGTAATAGAAGACATGAAAAAATCTCAATAA
- a CDS encoding sugar O-acetyltransferase — translation MNEFEKMINGFEYKSTGKDLEEMRNKAKDLCLDYNLLKSNQLEEKENIIKELFGKIGKNFGITAPFYCDYGFNIEAGDNLYINHNCVILDCAKVKFGNNVLVAPNCGFYTAGHPIDIERRNNYIEYAYPISIGNDVWIGANTIILGGVKIGNGCVIGAGSVVVKDIPDNVIAFGNPCKVIRDITDEDKKKCLDWNRK, via the coding sequence ATGAATGAATTTGAAAAAATGATTAATGGATTTGAATATAAAAGTACTGGAAAAGATTTAGAGGAGATGAGAAATAAGGCTAAAGATTTATGTTTGGATTATAATTTATTAAAGTCTAATCAATTAGAAGAAAAAGAAAATATTATTAAGGAATTATTTGGCAAAATAGGTAAAAATTTTGGAATTACTGCCCCATTTTATTGTGATTATGGATTTAATATAGAGGCTGGAGATAATCTTTATATTAATCATAACTGTGTAATATTAGATTGTGCTAAAGTTAAATTTGGAAATAATGTATTAGTAGCTCCAAACTGTGGTTTTTATACTGCTGGACACCCTATAGATATAGAGAGAAGGAATAATTATATAGAATATGCTTACCCTATATCAATAGGCAATGATGTATGGATTGGTGCTAATACAATAATTTTAGGCGGAGTAAAAATAGGCAATGGTTGTGTTATTGGGGCTGGAAGCGTTGTTGTAAAAGATATACCTGATAATGTTATTGCTTTTGGAAATCCTTGCAAGGTCATTAGAGATATAACCGATGAAGATAAAAAGAAATGTTTAGATTGGAATAGAAAATAG
- the flgB gene encoding flagellar basal body rod protein FlgB, giving the protein MSMFADTTYAKTMTIAKKLLNVYGLRAEVIADNIANVSTPNFKRSDVTFEYQLARALDSEKYDGIEAKRTDPRHFPFNMPMNYSEVSPTITVDYDTNYRNDKNNVDIDKEMAEEAKNTLRYQMFSQIVNAQYRDIRRMIGNA; this is encoded by the coding sequence ATGAGCATGTTTGCAGATACAACTTATGCCAAAACTATGACTATTGCTAAAAAGCTATTAAATGTTTATGGGCTTAGAGCAGAAGTGATAGCAGACAATATAGCTAATGTTTCTACACCAAATTTCAAAAGAAGCGATGTTACTTTTGAATATCAATTAGCAAGAGCTTTAGACAGCGAGAAATATGACGGCATTGAGGCAAAAAGAACAGACCCAAGACATTTTCCTTTTAATATGCCTATGAATTATAGCGAAGTATCTCCTACAATTACAGTAGATTATGATACCAACTACAGAAACGATAAAAACAATGTTGATATAGATAAAGAGATGGCTGAAGAAGCTAAAAACACTTTACGCTATCAAATGTTTTCACAAATAGTGAATGCTCAATATAGAGATATTAGAAGAATGATAGGCAATGCTTAA
- the flgC gene encoding flagellar basal body rod protein FlgC yields the protein MGIFSIINTSGSGLTAQRTRLDVIADNIANVNTTRTTEGGAFRRSRVVFKPRDDGNKYRSPFLPEALQPNVGTGVRVFSIEKDMETATRFVYDPSHPDAIKYGEKAGYVEMPNVNPVTEMVDMMEASRAYEANSTMIQSAKTMFGSALNIIRY from the coding sequence ATGGGAATATTTTCAATAATTAATACATCTGGAAGCGGTTTAACTGCCCAAAGAACAAGACTTGATGTTATAGCAGACAACATAGCTAATGTTAATACAACACGCACCACAGAGGGCGGAGCTTTTAGAAGAAGCAGAGTAGTGTTTAAGCCAAGAGATGACGGCAATAAATATAGAAGTCCTTTTTTACCAGAAGCTTTGCAGCCTAATGTTGGTACTGGGGTGAGAGTATTCAGCATAGAAAAAGATATGGAAACTGCAACAAGATTTGTTTATGACCCTTCACACCCTGATGCTATAAAATATGGTGAGAAGGCTGGATATGTAGAGATGCCAAATGTTAATCCTGTTACAGAGATGGTTGATATGATGGAAGCTTCAAGGGCTTATGAGGCTAACTCTACTATGATTCAATCGGCTAAAACTATGTTTGGAAGTGCTTTGAATATTATTAGATATTAA
- the fliE gene encoding flagellar hook-basal body complex protein FliE, protein MDINSVMSAYSKTGNVGDNYGFVLKTTDPRHYGPAQMLRRSSNNDLISNFGTMLSDAIESVNQKQVDKDNIIVQAGIRPDQVDVSDVMNAIAEAELSLSFTKAVVDRAVRAYQEVTSYR, encoded by the coding sequence ATGGATATTAACAGCGTAATGAGTGCTTATTCTAAAACAGGTAATGTTGGTGATAATTATGGATTTGTATTAAAGACTACGGACCCTCGTCATTATGGACCAGCTCAGATGTTGAGAAGAAGTTCTAACAATGATTTGATAAGTAATTTTGGTACTATGCTTAGCGATGCAATAGAATCTGTTAATCAGAAGCAAGTTGATAAAGATAATATTATAGTTCAAGCAGGAATTAGACCTGATCAGGTTGATGTTTCTGATGTAATGAACGCTATTGCTGAGGCTGAATTATCACTCAGTTTTACTAAAGCTGTAGTTGATAGAGCTGTAAGAGCTTATCAGGAAGTAACTTCATATAGATAA
- a CDS encoding ankyrin repeat domain-containing protein, protein MKKTKNKKKVKQNKKTYYNIGFIILIAVLCYLLFMFYNLKNSSFDINKKDNEGLTVLMHLLSDNNSNKNEIKKLILDNRKKIDYTLKDSNGRNILMYAVFYGDSDIIKDIAKQIDNINEKDNDGRTALHLAAQYGKYEAVVSLVELGADINIKDNLSLKPIDIAEFEGFEDIYNYLESKAD, encoded by the coding sequence ATGAAAAAAACGAAAAACAAAAAGAAAGTTAAACAAAATAAAAAGACATATTATAATATAGGCTTTATAATTTTAATAGCAGTGTTATGTTATTTATTGTTTATGTTTTATAACTTAAAAAATTCTTCTTTTGATATAAACAAAAAAGATAATGAAGGTCTTACAGTTTTGATGCATCTTTTATCTGATAATAATTCAAACAAAAACGAAATAAAAAAACTAATATTAGATAACAGAAAAAAAATTGATTATACATTGAAAGACAGTAACGGCAGAAATATTTTGATGTATGCTGTTTTTTATGGGGATAGTGATATTATAAAAGATATTGCAAAGCAAATTGATAATATTAACGAAAAAGACAATGACGGAAGGACCGCTTTGCATTTAGCAGCACAATACGGCAAATATGAAGCCGTTGTATCGCTTGTAGAATTAGGAGCTGACATTAACATCAAAGACAATCTTTCATTAAAACCAATAGACATAGCAGAGTTTGAGGGCTTTGAGGATATATATAATTATTTAGAAAGCAAAGCTGATTAG
- a CDS encoding VWA domain-containing protein, giving the protein MLFVNPQFLLLLLIVPIITFIYIKTRKNHLYSVKHPRVSMAHTLKSKYYAKDIPFILLMIGLTFSIIGLARPATVDSSANINGEGIYISMVVDISPSMMAEDMLPTRLEASKKTMADFIKKRNFDKISLVAFALRASVLSPSTFDYTSLEKEIGNIKIDEEGSTSIGLGIATAVDMLRSVKDDAEKIIILLTDGENNSGEIDPKLASEIASNFNIKIYTIGIGDAAGSHAWVTYTDPNYGKRRIRADFTLNEKALIEIASITGGKYFNAKTSSALDNVYNTIDRLEKKPITDDNLIQYKELYKPFIIIALICIALSIILSSTRFLIIP; this is encoded by the coding sequence ATGTTGTTTGTTAATCCTCAATTTTTACTATTACTATTAATTGTACCTATTATCACTTTTATATATATAAAAACAAGAAAAAATCATCTCTATTCTGTAAAGCACCCGCGTGTAAGTATGGCACATACTTTAAAATCAAAATATTATGCCAAAGATATACCGTTTATACTTTTAATGATAGGTTTAACTTTTTCAATAATAGGCTTAGCCCGTCCTGCTACGGTAGACAGCAGTGCTAATATTAATGGAGAGGGCATATATATATCTATGGTAGTTGATATATCTCCTTCTATGATGGCTGAAGACATGCTTCCTACAAGGCTTGAGGCTTCAAAAAAAACTATGGCTGATTTTATAAAAAAAAGAAATTTCGATAAAATTAGTTTGGTTGCTTTTGCTTTAAGGGCTTCTGTACTTTCTCCTTCCACTTTTGATTATACTTCATTGGAGAAAGAAATCGGCAATATAAAAATTGATGAAGAGGGTTCTACTTCTATTGGTCTTGGTATTGCTACGGCGGTTGATATGCTTAGGAGCGTAAAAGATGATGCTGAAAAAATTATAATACTTCTTACAGACGGAGAAAACAATTCTGGAGAGATAGACCCTAAACTTGCTTCAGAAATAGCTTCAAATTTTAATATTAAAATTTATACAATAGGGATTGGTGATGCTGCTGGAAGTCATGCTTGGGTAACATATACAGATCCAAATTACGGCAAGAGAAGAATTAGAGCAGATTTTACACTCAATGAAAAAGCATTAATTGAAATAGCAAGCATAACAGGCGGAAAATATTTTAATGCAAAAACAAGCTCTGCATTAGATAATGTTTATAATACAATAGATAGATTAGAAAAAAAGCCAATTACAGATGATAACCTTATTCAATACAAAGAGTTATATAAACCTTTTATTATAATAGCTTTAATATGTATTGCATTAAGTATTATATTATCTTCTACAAGATTTTTGATTATACCATAA
- a CDS encoding DUF2752 domain-containing protein: protein MDKFFKFCVLLVLIFCVNFNKKLPVENLCLFRATTGFPCPSCGMTRAYIHALNLDLKNAFKYHPLFPLPAFLFVIIAFRKNIKIFDSIYNNNFLIICLIIIFIGVYVFRFINSFPYREPFTYNYNSHFYTILEILNLVKK from the coding sequence ATGGATAAGTTTTTTAAATTTTGTGTATTATTAGTTTTAATATTCTGTGTTAATTTTAATAAAAAATTACCTGTAGAAAATTTATGCTTGTTTAGAGCAACTACCGGTTTTCCCTGTCCAAGCTGCGGCATGACAAGAGCTTATATACATGCACTCAATTTAGATTTAAAAAATGCTTTTAAATATCACCCATTATTTCCTTTGCCAGCGTTTTTATTTGTTATAATAGCTTTTAGAAAAAATATAAAAATATTTGATAGTATATACAACAACAATTTTTTAATAATTTGTTTAATAATTATTTTTATAGGTGTGTATGTGTTTAGATTTATCAATAGTTTTCCATATAGAGAGCCTTTTACATACAACTATAATAGTCATTTTTACACTATATTAGAAATTTTGAATTTAGTAAAAAAATAA
- a CDS encoding DUF2157 domain-containing protein translates to MSSKERFILKEIKKWYKDSLISEEQLKTLSSKYSNNIYLNWQPIIKSIMITGIVLVMIGFIAFISFYIFSLYFIAFLFTLFFVSGFIINEVMIKKEINLPKTSAVIVALSSIFLACDIFTIYYIIFENKNNYTIIFLITIIIFFIIAYIKKNYIVLSIALISAITWYGFEGFDFPYIDSYIFNINNYIRLILMSAAIFLLGITDTNVKILGNKYYIFSKIFYSIGILYLNIVLAIMSIFGTYDTVILFKDNKAETITYSIIFLITNIIMLSLGIKIKKMSIIKYSIFFILANMYIRYFEYFYLSMNSWIFFIILGVITILIGIVIERIIQNS, encoded by the coding sequence ATGAGCAGCAAAGAAAGATTTATATTAAAAGAAATAAAAAAATGGTATAAAGATAGCCTCATATCTGAAGAACAATTAAAAACATTATCTTCAAAATATAGTAACAACATATATCTAAACTGGCAGCCTATAATAAAATCAATAATGATAACGGGAATAGTATTAGTTATGATTGGTTTTATAGCTTTTATTAGTTTTTATATATTTTCTCTTTATTTTATAGCATTTTTATTTACACTTTTTTTCGTATCAGGATTTATAATTAATGAAGTGATGATAAAAAAAGAAATAAATCTTCCAAAAACTTCTGCCGTAATAGTGGCATTATCTTCTATATTTTTGGCCTGCGATATATTTACTATTTATTATATAATCTTTGAAAACAAAAATAATTATACAATAATATTTTTAATCACTATAATAATATTTTTTATAATAGCCTATATTAAAAAAAATTATATAGTGCTTTCAATAGCATTAATATCAGCAATTACATGGTATGGTTTTGAAGGCTTTGATTTTCCTTATATTGATTCTTATATTTTTAATATTAATAATTATATAAGACTTATTTTAATGAGTGCGGCAATATTTTTATTAGGCATTACAGATACTAATGTAAAAATACTTGGAAACAAATATTATATATTTTCAAAAATATTTTATAGTATTGGAATATTGTATTTAAACATTGTATTAGCAATTATGAGCATATTCGGCACTTATGACACAGTAATATTATTTAAAGACAACAAAGCAGAAACTATAACATACAGCATTATATTTTTAATAACAAATATTATAATGCTTAGTTTGGGTATAAAAATAAAAAAGATGTCTATAATAAAATATTCTATATTTTTTATATTAGCTAATATGTATATAAGATATTTTGAATATTTTTATTTATCTATGAACAGTTGGATATTTTTTATCATACTTGGCGTGATAACGATTTTAATAGGCATAGTGATAGAGCGAATAATACAAAACAGTTAG
- a CDS encoding DUF7657 domain-containing protein gives MINKNIFLRIYIVFVVILLISIAVLSFLGKKERIGYLSDFKINIDKTFKLNNFSNIEEIKESFTINNKLDSDAVINYILTNESIIQYSYDFRISYYSKVFRNSDIYNVYIDTNEIITNNNIIKKMKIDYSGSPFGNLVSDKIIDFEKIDNVNYVLKIKKNIIEVFILINVLIIIIFFFRYKNKEFLYVVNYINKYRFIVAGIVFILCIIFEISGSSVGIYSNFLNTESGVLFGESRGIRSDEWMVLTPFMLSQYENHTGKFPYFSDTIRGDKTDVFMVYGLPVMDISILFRLFQIGFLFLPPAKGLSFFWIGRLIALFLVSFEIMKLITNKNNKLSLFGAILITFAPTIHWWLAVNWIAELIIFPFLSVILLNLYMKENNFIYRSFYVVAIFICWGNLLFSLYPAWLIPFGYLLLPLYIWVIIENWKIFDIKTKKKDFIIWAVFFVIFIFLVGRIFLKSKETIEFVRNTVYPGSRFETGGGIFLELFRWGINLFLSYKEPNTIMSVCDHSVFIDFFPIPYIYAIYLIFNKKIRDKLLILLSIFSLFFLIYMTIGFPAFLSKISLLSYSPSYRVIEMFGIINIFILIRALYLYSPNVKFKTSIILSILFSLFIIFASYKYRENYLDIFMAAILFIILFIICLSFLKYRNDIFKKIFLSVSSLFLIISSIYINPIRKGLDVIYDSNLYKSIKEISSKDNGLWVSTVGIGVNNIPIIAGAPTINSVNTYPNLKRWKILDPELKYKDIYNRYAHISLNIVDDNSEPQFNLIQADLFELNITLNDLKKINTKYILSDISLEKYNIENIKLNLLKQVDNYYIYELQ, from the coding sequence ATGATAAATAAAAATATCTTTCTTAGAATATATATAGTATTTGTTGTTATATTACTTATTTCAATAGCAGTATTATCTTTTTTAGGCAAAAAAGAAAGAATAGGATATTTATCTGATTTTAAAATAAATATTGATAAAACTTTTAAATTAAATAATTTTTCTAATATAGAAGAAATAAAAGAATCATTTACAATAAATAATAAGTTAGATTCTGATGCTGTTATCAATTACATATTAACAAATGAATCCATTATTCAATATAGTTATGATTTTAGAATAAGCTATTATAGTAAAGTATTTAGAAATAGCGATATATATAATGTTTATATAGATACAAATGAAATTATAACAAATAATAATATTATTAAAAAAATGAAAATTGATTATAGTGGGAGTCCGTTTGGTAATTTAGTTTCAGATAAAATTATAGATTTTGAAAAAATTGATAATGTTAATTATGTTTTAAAAATTAAGAAAAATATAATAGAAGTATTTATATTAATAAATGTTTTAATTATCATTATTTTCTTTTTTAGATATAAGAATAAAGAATTTTTATATGTTGTTAATTATATTAATAAATATAGGTTTATTGTAGCAGGTATAGTTTTTATATTATGCATAATATTTGAAATAAGCGGCTCTTCTGTAGGTATATATTCTAATTTTTTAAATACGGAATCTGGCGTACTTTTTGGTGAGTCAAGAGGCATAAGATCTGATGAATGGATGGTGTTAACTCCTTTTATGCTTTCTCAATATGAGAATCATACGGGTAAATTCCCATATTTTAGTGATACTATAAGAGGCGATAAAACAGATGTGTTTATGGTTTATGGTCTTCCTGTGATGGATATATCTATTTTATTTAGATTATTTCAGATTGGTTTTTTATTTTTGCCTCCTGCTAAAGGCTTATCGTTTTTCTGGATTGGGCGTTTGATAGCTTTGTTTTTAGTATCATTTGAAATAATGAAATTAATTACAAATAAAAATAATAAACTTTCTTTATTTGGTGCTATATTAATAACATTTGCTCCAACAATACATTGGTGGTTGGCAGTTAATTGGATTGCAGAATTAATAATATTTCCATTTTTATCAGTAATATTGCTGAATCTATATATGAAAGAAAATAATTTTATATATAGGAGTTTTTATGTAGTAGCTATATTTATATGTTGGGGTAATTTATTATTTTCTTTATATCCTGCTTGGCTAATACCATTTGGTTATTTATTGCTTCCATTGTATATTTGGGTCATAATAGAAAATTGGAAAATTTTTGATATAAAAACAAAGAAAAAAGATTTTATAATATGGGCTGTATTTTTTGTAATATTCATTTTCTTAGTAGGAAGAATATTCTTAAAATCTAAAGAAACTATAGAATTTGTAAGAAATACAGTGTATCCTGGCAGCAGATTTGAAACAGGCGGTGGAATATTTTTAGAATTATTTAGATGGGGTATTAATTTATTTCTTTCATATAAAGAACCTAATACAATAATGAGCGTTTGCGATCATTCAGTATTTATAGATTTTTTCCCTATACCATACATATATGCAATATACTTAATATTTAATAAAAAAATTAGGGATAAACTTTTAATATTATTATCTATTTTCAGTTTATTTTTCCTAATATATATGACTATTGGTTTTCCAGCATTTTTATCTAAAATTTCTTTACTATCATATTCCCCATCATATAGGGTTATTGAAATGTTTGGAATAATTAATATATTTATTTTAATTAGAGCTTTATATCTATATAGTCCTAATGTTAAATTTAAAACATCTATAATATTATCTATCTTATTTTCTTTGTTTATAATATTTGCTTCATATAAATATAGAGAAAATTATTTAGATATATTTATGGCTGCAATATTATTTATTATATTGTTCATTATTTGTTTATCATTCTTGAAATACAGAAATGATATATTTAAAAAAATATTTTTATCTGTTTCTTCATTATTTTTAATAATAAGCAGTATATATATCAATCCTATTCGAAAAGGTCTTGATGTAATATATGATTCTAATTTATATAAATCAATTAAAGAAATATCTTCTAAAGATAATGGTTTGTGGGTTTCTACAGTTGGCATAGGAGTAAATAATATTCCAATTATAGCAGGTGCGCCTACAATTAATAGTGTTAATACATATCCAAATCTTAAAAGATGGAAAATATTAGACCCTGAGTTAAAATATAAAGATATTTATAATAGATATGCTCATATATCATTAAATATTGTTGATGATAATAGCGAACCCCAATTTAATTTAATACAAGCTGATTTATTTGAATTAAACATTACTTTAAATGATTTAAAAAAAATTAATACTAAATATATTTTAAGCGATATTAGTTTAGAAAAATATAATATAGAAAATATAAAACTAAATTTACTTAAACAAGTAGATAATTATTATATATATGAATTACAATAA